From Acomys russatus chromosome 2, mAcoRus1.1, whole genome shotgun sequence, one genomic window encodes:
- the LOC127198153 gene encoding calmodulin-alpha-like: MANQLTGEQIAEFREAFSLFDKDGHGTITTKELGTLMKSLGQNPTEAELQDIINDVDADGNGTIDFSEFLTGMARKMKDSEEEIREAFHMFDRVGDSYISAAELLHVVANLGEKLTDGQVDDQESSHKFRKFLGID; encoded by the exons ATGGCTAACCAACTGACTGGAGAGCAGATTGCAGAATTCAGAGAAGCCTTTTCACTATTTGACAAGGATGGCCATGGGACTATAACAACAAAGGAACTGGGGACTCTGATGAAGTCTCTTGGGCAGAACCCCACAGAAGCAGAGCTACAAGACATAATTAATGACGTAGATGCAGATGGTAATGGCACAATTGACTTCTCTGAATTTCTTACAGGGAtggcaagaaaaatgaaagacagtgaagaagaaattagagaagCATTCCACATGTTTGATAGGGTTGGTGATAGCTACATTAGTGCAGCAGAGCTTCTGCATGTGGTGGCAAACCTTGGGGAGAAGTTAACAGATGGACAGGTCGATGATCAGGAAAGCagccacaaatttcggaaattcctt GGAATTGATTAA